The following are encoded together in the Raineyella sp. LH-20 genome:
- the prfB gene encoding peptide chain release factor 2, translating into MAAEDINETITDLEHALGQIEAVSDPAAMKGEIAELEKQVSAPDLWDDQENAQRVTSRLSALQAEVKRLSGLRQRLEDLEVMVELAVEENDPSVLDDARQEADALRETLDALEVRTLLSGEYDERDAVVTIRSEAGGVDAADFAEMLMRMYLRWCERHGYPTEVYDVSYAEEAGIKSATFQVKAPYAYGTLSVEQGTHRLVRISPFDNQGRRQTSFAGVEVLPVVEETDHIDIPEQDIRVDVFRSSGPGGQSVNTTDSAVRITHLPTGLVVSCQNEKSQIQNKAAALRVLQARLLEKARKDREAEMNALKGDGGNSWGSQMRSYVLHPYQMVKDLRTDHEVGNPDGVFDGDIDGFIDAGIRWRKQQEQLTA; encoded by the coding sequence GTGGCTGCCGAAGACATCAACGAGACCATCACCGACCTCGAACATGCCCTCGGGCAGATCGAAGCGGTGTCCGATCCGGCTGCCATGAAGGGCGAGATCGCCGAGCTGGAGAAGCAGGTGTCCGCCCCCGACCTGTGGGACGACCAGGAGAACGCCCAGCGGGTGACCTCGCGGCTGTCCGCTCTGCAGGCCGAGGTGAAGCGGCTCAGCGGGCTGCGGCAGCGGCTGGAGGACCTCGAGGTGATGGTCGAGCTCGCGGTGGAGGAGAACGACCCCTCGGTGCTCGACGACGCCCGCCAGGAGGCCGACGCGCTGCGCGAGACTCTCGACGCGCTGGAGGTGCGGACGCTGCTCTCCGGGGAGTACGACGAGCGTGACGCCGTCGTGACGATCCGCTCGGAGGCCGGCGGCGTCGACGCCGCGGACTTCGCCGAGATGCTGATGCGGATGTACCTGCGCTGGTGCGAGCGGCACGGCTATCCGACCGAGGTCTACGACGTGTCGTACGCCGAGGAAGCGGGCATCAAGTCGGCCACCTTCCAGGTGAAGGCACCGTACGCGTACGGCACCCTGTCGGTCGAGCAGGGCACCCACCGGCTGGTCCGGATCTCCCCGTTCGACAACCAGGGTCGTCGCCAGACGTCGTTCGCCGGCGTCGAGGTGCTGCCGGTGGTGGAGGAGACCGACCACATCGACATCCCCGAGCAGGACATCCGGGTCGACGTCTTCCGCTCCTCCGGACCGGGCGGGCAGTCGGTCAACACCACCGACTCGGCAGTGCGGATCACCCACCTGCCGACCGGCCTGGTGGTCTCCTGTCAGAACGAGAAGTCGCAGATCCAGAACAAGGCGGCCGCCCTGCGGGTGCTCCAGGCCCGACTGCTGGAGAAGGCCCGCAAGGACCGCGAGGCCGAGATGAACGCGCTCAAGGGCGACGGCGGCAACTCCTGGGGCTCCCAGATGCGGTCGTACGTCCTGCACCCCTACCAGATGGTCAAGGACCTGCGGACCGACCACGAGGTGGGCAACCCCGACGGCGTGTTCGACGGCGACATCGACGGCTTCATCGACGCCGGCATCCGCTGGCGCAAGCAGCAGGAACAGCTCACCGCCTGA
- a CDS encoding Type 1 glutamine amidotransferase-like domain-containing protein, with product MTTHIVTMGGGGFSTSPTGAATKLDKYVVDLAGKPNPVVCFLPTASADDPRYINRFLTAYGALGIRPIVATLWHDAARSVSRLEEADVIVVGGGLTVNLIALWNAHGVSTKVRKIIDSDRDVVIAGYAAGGGAFYEGCTTDSFGPIMAWRGGLGALPGSFCSHYHSEGERAPIFAEAIGEGTLPSGYGVDDGAAIHWVGGKPKAFLAEDTEAKVYRVEGTEEPTSSGVYINAERMRVL from the coding sequence ATGACGACTCACATCGTGACCATGGGGGGCGGAGGCTTCTCCACTTCGCCCACCGGCGCAGCAACGAAGCTGGACAAGTACGTGGTGGACCTCGCGGGCAAGCCGAATCCGGTGGTCTGCTTCCTGCCGACCGCGTCGGCGGACGATCCGCGCTACATCAACCGTTTCCTCACGGCGTACGGTGCCCTCGGGATCCGGCCGATCGTGGCGACCCTCTGGCACGACGCCGCACGCTCGGTGTCGCGTCTGGAAGAGGCCGACGTGATCGTCGTCGGTGGCGGGCTGACGGTGAACCTGATCGCCCTGTGGAACGCGCACGGGGTGTCGACGAAGGTGCGCAAGATCATCGACTCGGACCGCGATGTCGTCATCGCCGGCTACGCCGCCGGCGGCGGGGCCTTCTACGAGGGCTGCACGACCGACTCGTTCGGCCCGATCATGGCCTGGCGAGGCGGCCTGGGCGCTCTGCCCGGCTCGTTCTGCTCGCACTACCACTCGGAGGGCGAGCGGGCCCCGATCTTCGCCGAGGCGATCGGCGAGGGCACCCTGCCGAGTGGCTACGGCGTCGACGACGGTGCGGCGATCCACTGGGTCGGCGGCAAGCCCAAGGCGTTCCTCGCCGAGGACACCGAGGCCAAGGTCTACCGCGTCGAGGGCACCGAGGAACCCACCTCCTCCGGCGTCTACATCAACGCCGAGCGGATGCGGGTGCTCTGA
- a CDS encoding redoxin domain-containing protein — translation MEQQVPVVGATVPGFRSRDQHGRDFDLQAWRGRPVLLFFFAFSFSSVCRTELEALRDMAYLFDAADCRLVAVSIDTTFVLREMDRQLGLEFTLVSDNWPHGAIGRAYGAFDDKIGCDRRHSYLIGPDGVLAWSKQVDLPTARDVGEHLEAVHSHFPL, via the coding sequence ATGGAGCAGCAGGTCCCCGTCGTCGGGGCGACGGTCCCGGGCTTCCGTAGCCGTGACCAGCACGGCCGGGATTTCGACCTGCAGGCGTGGCGTGGACGGCCGGTGCTGCTGTTCTTCTTCGCCTTCTCGTTCAGTTCGGTGTGTCGCACCGAACTGGAGGCCCTGCGTGACATGGCCTATCTCTTCGACGCCGCCGACTGTCGGCTTGTTGCGGTGTCGATCGACACGACCTTCGTCCTGCGCGAGATGGACCGCCAGCTCGGCCTGGAGTTCACCCTGGTCTCCGACAACTGGCCGCACGGGGCGATCGGCCGGGCGTACGGGGCCTTCGACGACAAGATCGGCTGTGACCGGCGGCACTCCTACCTGATCGGTCCCGACGGCGTGCTGGCCTGGTCCAAGCAGGTCGACCTGCCGACGGCCCGCGACGTGGGCGAGCACCTGGAGGCGGTGCACTCCCACTTCCCGCTATAG
- a CDS encoding carbon starvation CstA family protein, which translates to MSAPTPTRPDYTTAEESVIIRNRDGVPVGTRPHTRWTWQKVVLWVVIAVLGAVGWTMLAIVRGERVNTIWFVVAAVCTYAIGYRFYALFIQKAIMRPDDSNATPGERINNGKDFDPTNRVVLYGHHFAAIAGAGPLVGPVLAAQMGYLPGTLWIILGVVVAGAVQDMLVLSFSMRRGGRSLGQMATDEIGRIGGAIATVIVFVMLMIVLAVLALVCVNALADSPWGVFSVACTIVLAIAMGLWLRYVQPGRITSVSIAGFVLLIVAIISGRWVSTSPLAGFFHLSPTALVVWMVIYGFFAAVLPVWVLLTPRDYLSTFMKVGTIVVLAVGIIVVRPIVQMPAVTEFASNTAGPAFAGTLFPFLFITIACGALSGMHAMVSSGTTPKMIQKESQVRMIGYGGMLMESFVAIMALAAAVSLNQGIYFAMNTSAATINTLAGPQVVATQGTSKEDVAAAAVHNLKVTDAKGNPIEARWDSTDENGTPVTLTGGDALRQVAKDVGEPSIVSRTGGAPTLAVGIANITHRFAGGRTMMGFWYHFAIMFEALFILSAVDAVTRVARFQLSDAIGNLVPRFRDPSWRPGAWLSTAVVVAAWGSLLLMGVTDPRGGIQTLYPLFGIANQLIAAVALIVVTVMVVRKGFVRYVWIPLVPLAFDVATTFTASWQKIFSSDPAIGYWKQWSVARVAYDKATAAGKADVAQVQHEVIRNTFIQGTLSIIFLAAVAAVLVFAAVRVFTTLRTHDTSTSEDPHQESNFYAPSGLVATALEKKLVAEYAVVGDPDLIPGRRHGEH; encoded by the coding sequence ATGTCAGCGCCGACACCCACCCGGCCGGACTACACGACCGCAGAAGAATCCGTCATCATCCGCAACCGCGACGGTGTCCCTGTCGGGACCCGTCCGCACACCAGATGGACCTGGCAGAAGGTCGTGCTGTGGGTGGTGATCGCGGTGCTGGGCGCCGTCGGCTGGACGATGCTGGCGATCGTCCGCGGCGAGCGGGTGAACACTATCTGGTTCGTGGTGGCCGCCGTCTGTACGTACGCGATCGGCTACCGCTTCTATGCACTGTTCATCCAGAAGGCCATCATGCGGCCGGACGACAGCAATGCCACGCCGGGTGAACGGATCAACAACGGCAAGGACTTCGACCCGACCAATCGCGTGGTCCTCTATGGTCACCACTTCGCCGCCATCGCCGGCGCCGGACCACTGGTCGGCCCCGTCCTCGCCGCCCAGATGGGCTACCTGCCGGGCACGCTGTGGATCATCCTCGGTGTGGTCGTCGCCGGAGCCGTCCAGGACATGCTGGTGCTGTCCTTCTCGATGCGCCGCGGCGGCCGCTCACTCGGCCAGATGGCCACCGACGAGATCGGGCGGATCGGCGGTGCGATCGCCACGGTGATCGTCTTCGTGATGTTGATGATCGTGCTCGCCGTGCTCGCTCTGGTCTGCGTCAACGCGCTCGCCGACAGTCCGTGGGGCGTCTTCTCGGTGGCGTGCACCATCGTGCTGGCGATCGCGATGGGCCTGTGGCTGCGATACGTCCAGCCCGGCCGGATCACCTCGGTGTCCATCGCCGGCTTCGTGCTGCTGATCGTCGCGATCATCTCGGGGCGTTGGGTCTCCACCAGCCCGCTGGCCGGCTTCTTCCACCTGTCCCCCACCGCGCTCGTGGTGTGGATGGTCATCTACGGCTTCTTCGCCGCAGTGCTGCCGGTCTGGGTGCTGCTCACCCCGCGTGACTACCTCTCGACCTTCATGAAGGTCGGCACCATCGTCGTCCTGGCGGTCGGCATCATCGTCGTACGCCCGATCGTGCAGATGCCGGCGGTGACCGAGTTCGCCTCGAACACGGCAGGTCCTGCGTTCGCCGGCACGCTGTTCCCCTTCCTGTTCATCACGATCGCCTGTGGGGCGCTGTCCGGCATGCACGCGATGGTGTCGTCCGGCACCACGCCGAAGATGATCCAGAAGGAGTCGCAGGTCCGGATGATCGGGTACGGCGGCATGCTGATGGAGTCCTTCGTCGCGATCATGGCCCTGGCCGCCGCTGTCTCACTGAACCAGGGCATCTACTTCGCGATGAACACCTCGGCCGCCACGATCAACACCCTGGCCGGCCCCCAGGTCGTGGCGACGCAGGGCACCAGCAAGGAGGACGTCGCCGCTGCGGCGGTGCACAACCTCAAGGTCACCGACGCCAAGGGGAACCCGATCGAGGCCCGCTGGGATTCCACCGACGAGAACGGGACCCCGGTCACCCTCACCGGAGGCGACGCCCTGCGTCAGGTCGCCAAGGACGTCGGTGAACCGTCGATCGTCTCCCGCACCGGCGGCGCGCCGACGCTGGCGGTCGGCATCGCCAACATCACCCACCGGTTCGCCGGCGGGCGGACGATGATGGGCTTCTGGTACCACTTCGCGATCATGTTCGAAGCGCTGTTCATCCTGTCCGCGGTGGACGCGGTCACCCGGGTGGCTCGCTTCCAGCTCTCCGATGCCATCGGCAACCTGGTCCCCCGCTTCCGCGATCCGTCCTGGCGACCCGGCGCCTGGCTGTCCACTGCCGTGGTCGTCGCCGCGTGGGGCTCGCTGCTGCTGATGGGGGTCACCGATCCGCGTGGCGGCATCCAGACGCTGTATCCGCTGTTCGGCATCGCCAACCAGTTGATCGCGGCGGTGGCCCTGATCGTGGTGACCGTGATGGTCGTCCGCAAGGGCTTCGTGAGGTACGTGTGGATCCCGTTGGTGCCGCTGGCCTTCGACGTGGCGACGACCTTCACGGCGTCGTGGCAGAAGATCTTCTCCTCCGACCCCGCGATCGGCTACTGGAAGCAGTGGAGTGTCGCCCGGGTGGCGTACGACAAGGCCACCGCGGCCGGAAAGGCCGACGTCGCCCAGGTGCAGCACGAGGTCATCCGCAACACCTTCATCCAAGGGACGCTGTCGATCATCTTCCTGGCCGCGGTCGCGGCCGTCCTGGTGTTCGCCGCGGTGCGAGTGTTCACCACGCTGCGCACCCATGACACCAGCACCTCGGAGGACCCGCACCAGGAGTCGAACTTCTACGCGCCCAGCGGCCTGGTCGCCACCGCGCTGGAGAAGAAGCTGGTCGCCGAGTACGCGGTCGTCGGCGACCCCGACCTGATCCCGGGGCGCCGGCATGGCGAGCACTGA
- the ftsX gene encoding permease-like cell division protein FtsX, which yields MRHILSETFSGVRHNASMMVAIIVTMWVSLTLFGGSLLAAQQIQLMKGRWYDKVEISIFLCTKDTAGSSCTPGQDVTPQQVTAIERALRTDPEVKEVFHETKQQAYDDFVASYRNSPLKDSLSVDQMQESFRIKLVDPEQYRTVVTAVGGMPGVQNIQDLRDIFDPLFQWLRTAQWAALGTSALLLVAAGLQIGNTIRLAVFARRREIGIMRLVGASNSYITLPFVLETLVAGVTGAVLAGGTLVAGVYSLIIRNAEVSIQTLPWIGWQETVFAVSGLAIVAILLSIIPTLIATTKYLRV from the coding sequence CTGCGTCACATCCTGTCGGAGACCTTCTCGGGGGTCCGCCACAATGCCTCGATGATGGTCGCGATCATCGTCACCATGTGGGTGTCGCTCACCCTCTTCGGGGGCAGCCTGCTCGCCGCCCAGCAGATCCAGCTGATGAAGGGGCGTTGGTACGACAAGGTCGAGATCTCGATCTTCCTCTGCACCAAGGACACCGCCGGGAGCAGCTGTACCCCCGGCCAGGACGTCACCCCCCAGCAGGTCACCGCGATCGAGCGGGCGCTGCGCACCGATCCGGAGGTCAAAGAGGTCTTTCATGAGACCAAGCAGCAGGCGTACGACGACTTCGTCGCCTCCTATCGCAACAGCCCGCTGAAGGACTCACTGAGCGTCGACCAGATGCAGGAGTCGTTCCGGATCAAGCTGGTGGATCCCGAGCAGTACCGCACGGTGGTGACCGCGGTGGGCGGGATGCCGGGGGTGCAGAACATCCAGGACCTGCGGGACATCTTCGACCCGTTGTTCCAGTGGCTGCGGACGGCGCAATGGGCGGCGCTCGGCACCAGCGCCCTGCTGCTGGTGGCCGCCGGACTGCAGATCGGCAACACCATCCGGCTGGCCGTCTTCGCCCGCCGCCGGGAGATCGGCATCATGCGCCTGGTGGGTGCTTCCAATTCCTACATCACCCTGCCGTTCGTCCTGGAGACCCTCGTCGCCGGTGTCACCGGAGCAGTCCTGGCCGGCGGGACATTGGTCGCCGGGGTCTATTCCCTGATCATCCGAAACGCTGAAGTCTCGATTCAGACTTTGCCCTGGATTGGATGGCAGGAAACGGTTTTCGCGGTATCGGGGCTTGCCATTGTCGCGATTTTGCTCTCTATCATTCCCACGTTGATCGCAACCACCAAGTATCTGCGCGTGTGA
- the aceE gene encoding pyruvate dehydrogenase (acetyl-transferring), homodimeric type, giving the protein MANRGDRPALSAQGLPSQLPDVDPEETEEWISSFDGLLEEKGPHRARYIMLELLARARQRQVGLPSLRSTDYINTISTADEPLFPGDEQTEREIRRALRWNAAVMVSKANRKGLEVGGHIATYQSAASLYEVGFNHFFHGKDHPGGGDQVYFQGHASPGMYARAFLEGRLTEYDLDGFRQEVSRGPHNGLSSYPHPRLMPEFWEFPTVSMGIGPLNAIYQARFNRYLHNRGIKDTSQQHVWAFLGDGEMGEPESLGAIALAAREELDNLTFVINCNLQQLDGPVRGNGKIVQELESFFRGAGWNVIKVLWARDWDPLLAADHNGALLHKMNSTPDGQFQTYSISDGAYVREKFFDTPELKRMVEGYTDQQLQRLGRGGHDYRKVYAAYQAAMDHVGQPTVILAHTVKGWTIDALEAKNATHQMKKLTSADLKAFRDRLHLPIPDSALEDAYHPPYFKPADDSPAMQYMRERRAALGGPVPERRVHPRALKLPGDEVYKELMAPGNPKAKVASTQAFVRLLRDLMRDPEIGNRIVPIAPDEFRTFGMDSMFPTAKLYDPHGQTYESVDRKLLLAWKSSAQGQLLHEGISEAGGLGSFTAAGTAYATHGEPMIPVFIFYSMFGFQRVGDFIWAASDQMTRGFLIGATAGRTTLTGEGLQHADGHSPLLASTNPAVVHYDPAFGFEVALIVRDGLRRMYGHDDPEHPNGEDVIYYLTVYNEPVQQPGPEADLDVEGVLKGLHLFRRAEDHGYARVRLLASGVSVPQALVAQQILRDEWQVDADVWSVTSWNELNRDALACAKWNLGHPASERRVPYVTQKLSTTTGPVVAVSDYMRAVQEQIRPYVPGPFTSLGADGFGFADTRAAARRFFQIDAQSMVVAALEALEAQGGYRAGAAAEAFARYRIDDPTAVAQVAQEGAGA; this is encoded by the coding sequence ATGGCCAATCGCGGTGACCGCCCAGCGCTGAGCGCCCAGGGCCTCCCGAGCCAGCTTCCCGACGTTGACCCCGAAGAGACCGAGGAATGGATCTCCTCCTTCGACGGGCTCCTCGAGGAGAAGGGCCCCCACCGAGCTCGCTACATCATGCTCGAGCTCCTCGCCCGCGCCCGCCAGCGGCAGGTCGGCCTGCCGTCCCTGCGGTCCACGGACTACATCAACACGATCAGCACGGCCGACGAGCCGCTCTTCCCGGGCGATGAGCAGACCGAGCGGGAGATCCGCCGGGCGCTGCGCTGGAACGCCGCGGTGATGGTCTCCAAGGCCAACCGCAAGGGCCTCGAGGTCGGCGGGCACATCGCCACGTACCAGAGCGCCGCGAGCCTCTACGAGGTGGGCTTCAACCACTTCTTCCACGGCAAGGACCACCCGGGCGGCGGCGACCAGGTCTACTTCCAGGGACACGCCTCCCCCGGCATGTACGCCCGGGCCTTCCTCGAGGGACGGCTCACCGAGTACGACCTGGACGGCTTCCGCCAGGAGGTGTCGCGCGGCCCGCACAACGGCCTCTCGTCCTATCCGCACCCCCGCCTGATGCCGGAGTTCTGGGAGTTCCCGACCGTCTCCATGGGCATCGGCCCGCTGAACGCGATCTACCAGGCCCGGTTCAACCGCTACCTGCACAACCGCGGCATCAAGGACACCTCCCAGCAGCACGTCTGGGCATTCCTCGGTGACGGCGAGATGGGCGAGCCGGAGTCGCTCGGCGCGATCGCCCTGGCGGCCCGCGAGGAGCTGGACAACCTCACCTTCGTCATCAACTGCAACCTGCAGCAGCTCGACGGGCCGGTCCGCGGCAACGGCAAGATCGTCCAAGAGCTGGAGTCCTTCTTCCGGGGCGCCGGCTGGAACGTCATCAAGGTCCTCTGGGCGCGCGACTGGGACCCGCTGCTCGCCGCCGACCACAACGGTGCGTTGCTGCACAAGATGAACAGCACGCCGGACGGCCAGTTCCAGACCTACTCGATCTCCGACGGAGCGTACGTCCGGGAGAAGTTCTTCGACACCCCCGAGCTGAAGCGGATGGTCGAGGGCTACACCGACCAGCAGCTGCAGCGGCTGGGCCGCGGCGGCCACGACTATCGCAAGGTCTACGCGGCCTACCAGGCAGCCATGGACCACGTCGGTCAGCCGACGGTGATCCTGGCGCACACCGTGAAGGGCTGGACGATCGACGCTCTCGAGGCGAAGAACGCCACCCATCAGATGAAGAAGCTCACCTCGGCCGATCTCAAGGCCTTCCGTGACCGGCTGCACCTGCCGATCCCCGACTCCGCCCTCGAGGACGCCTATCACCCGCCGTACTTCAAGCCGGCCGACGACTCGCCGGCGATGCAGTACATGCGGGAGCGTCGCGCGGCCCTCGGCGGCCCGGTGCCGGAGCGCCGGGTGCACCCCCGGGCCCTCAAGCTGCCCGGCGACGAGGTCTACAAGGAACTGATGGCCCCGGGCAACCCGAAGGCCAAGGTCGCCTCCACGCAGGCCTTCGTCCGGCTGCTCCGTGACCTGATGCGCGATCCGGAGATCGGCAACCGGATCGTACCGATCGCGCCGGACGAGTTCCGTACGTTCGGCATGGACTCGATGTTCCCGACCGCCAAGCTCTACGACCCGCACGGTCAGACGTACGAGTCGGTCGACCGCAAGCTGCTGCTTGCGTGGAAGTCCTCCGCCCAGGGTCAGCTGCTGCACGAGGGGATCTCCGAGGCCGGCGGCCTGGGCTCGTTCACGGCGGCGGGCACCGCGTACGCCACCCACGGCGAGCCGATGATCCCGGTGTTCATCTTCTACTCGATGTTCGGCTTCCAGCGGGTCGGCGACTTCATCTGGGCGGCCAGCGACCAGATGACCCGCGGCTTCCTGATCGGTGCCACGGCGGGGCGTACGACGCTGACCGGCGAAGGCCTGCAGCACGCCGACGGCCACTCCCCGCTGCTCGCCTCGACCAATCCGGCGGTCGTCCACTACGACCCGGCCTTCGGCTTCGAGGTCGCGCTGATCGTCCGCGACGGCCTGCGCCGGATGTACGGCCACGACGACCCGGAGCACCCGAACGGCGAGGACGTCATCTACTACCTGACGGTCTACAACGAGCCGGTGCAGCAGCCCGGCCCGGAGGCCGATCTCGACGTCGAAGGCGTGCTCAAGGGCCTGCACCTGTTCCGGCGGGCCGAGGACCACGGCTACGCCCGGGTGCGTCTGCTCGCCTCCGGCGTCTCGGTGCCGCAGGCACTCGTCGCCCAGCAGATCCTGCGGGACGAGTGGCAGGTCGACGCCGACGTCTGGTCGGTCACCTCCTGGAACGAGCTGAACCGTGACGCGCTGGCCTGCGCGAAGTGGAACCTCGGCCACCCGGCCTCCGAGCGGCGGGTCCCGTACGTCACGCAGAAGCTGTCGACCACGACCGGGCCGGTCGTCGCGGTCAGTGACTACATGCGTGCCGTGCAGGAACAGATCCGACCGTACGTTCCGGGGCCGTTCACTTCCCTGGGGGCCGACGGGTTCGGCTTCGCCGACACCCGTGCCGCGGCGCGGCGCTTCTTCCAGATCGACGCCCAGTCGATGGTGGTCGCGGCACTCGAGGCGTTGGAGGCCCAGGGCGGGTACCGTGCCGGGGCCGCCGCCGAGGCGTTCGCCCGGTACCGGATCGACGACCCGACCGCGGTGGCCCAGGTCGCCCAGGAAGGCGCCGGCGCCTGA
- a CDS encoding YbdD/YjiX family protein — MASTDPAGLTCVLRETYAAARWWVREFSGESAYDKYLARHRRDHGDHPPMSQQEFWRARDRFHERDVSSGCC, encoded by the coding sequence ATGGCGAGCACTGACCCCGCCGGACTCACCTGCGTCCTGCGGGAGACGTACGCCGCGGCACGATGGTGGGTGCGGGAGTTCTCCGGAGAGTCGGCGTACGACAAGTACCTGGCCCGTCATCGGCGTGACCACGGCGATCACCCGCCGATGAGCCAGCAGGAATTCTGGCGGGCCCGGGACCGATTCCACGAGCGCGACGTGTCATCAGGATGCTGCTGA
- a CDS encoding DUF3052 domain-containing protein, with protein MWCPHFLCVFDVPPKGDISVASDAAGRLGLAAGQLVQELGWDEDVDDTLRIAIEDAVDGELVEDAVEAVDVVLLWWRENDGDIADGLVDALTDLKTDGVIWLLTPKVGRDGHVEPADIAEAAITSGLAQTSTTSSVSGDWSASKLVRPRGGRR; from the coding sequence ATGTGGTGTCCACACTTCTTGTGTGTGTTTGACGTACCACCGAAAGGGGACATCTCCGTGGCCAGCGACGCCGCAGGCCGTTTGGGCCTTGCCGCCGGCCAGCTCGTCCAGGAGCTGGGCTGGGATGAGGACGTGGACGACACGTTGCGCATCGCCATTGAGGACGCCGTGGACGGCGAACTCGTGGAGGACGCCGTCGAGGCGGTCGATGTCGTGTTGTTGTGGTGGCGGGAGAACGACGGCGACATCGCCGACGGCCTCGTCGATGCCCTCACGGACCTCAAGACCGACGGCGTGATCTGGTTGTTGACACCGAAGGTCGGACGCGACGGACACGTGGAGCCGGCCGACATCGCCGAGGCGGCGATCACCTCCGGGCTGGCCCAGACCTCCACCACGAGCAGCGTCTCGGGTGACTGGAGTGCGAGCAAACTGGTCCGACCCCGGGGTGGCCGGCGCTGA
- the ftsE gene encoding cell division ATP-binding protein FtsE, whose product MIRFDNVSKKYPGQAHVALRNITLDIDAGEFVFLVGRSGSGKSTFVRLVLRELRPTRGTVYVDGKDTSGLPAWRVPRLRRRIGTVFQDFRLLPGKTVRENVAFALQVTGYSRRDIRTMVPESLEMVGLADKGERLTDELSGGEQQRVAIARAVVNKPAILIADEPTGNLDPTTSVGIMKVLDRINRLGTTVVMATHDSTIVDQMRKRVIELDDGDLVRDQGKGTYGFQA is encoded by the coding sequence ATGATTCGCTTTGACAATGTCAGCAAGAAGTACCCGGGCCAGGCGCACGTGGCCCTGAGGAACATCACCCTCGACATCGACGCCGGCGAGTTCGTCTTCCTGGTCGGCCGTTCCGGCTCCGGGAAGTCGACCTTCGTCCGACTGGTGCTGCGCGAGTTGCGTCCGACCCGAGGCACGGTCTACGTCGACGGGAAGGACACCTCCGGGCTGCCCGCCTGGCGGGTGCCGCGACTTCGGCGCCGGATCGGCACCGTCTTCCAGGACTTCCGCCTGTTGCCCGGCAAGACCGTACGGGAGAACGTGGCCTTCGCCCTCCAGGTGACCGGCTACTCCCGGCGCGACATCCGGACGATGGTGCCCGAGTCGCTGGAGATGGTCGGCCTCGCCGACAAGGGGGAGCGGCTCACCGACGAGCTGTCCGGCGGTGAGCAGCAACGCGTCGCGATCGCCCGGGCGGTCGTCAACAAGCCGGCCATCCTGATCGCCGACGAGCCGACCGGCAACCTGGACCCCACCACCAGTGTGGGGATCATGAAAGTCCTCGACCGGATCAACCGACTCGGGACGACCGTGGTGATGGCCACCCACGACTCGACCATCGTCGACCAGATGCGCAAGCGGGTGATCGAGCTCGACGACGGGGACCTGGTCCGCGACCAGGGCAAGGGCACCTACGGATTCCAGGCCTGA